Part of the Myxococcus fulvus genome, CCGGGCAAGGGCCATGGCCTGGTGACGCTCCCGGACGGGCGCGCGCTGGGGGTCATCAACCTGGAGGGCCGCGTCTTCATGCGTCCCCACGACAACCCCTTCGAGGTGGTGCTGGGGTTGGTGGAGGAGCTGAAGAAGCGAACGCCGTGCGTCCTCGTGGACATGCACTGCGAGGCCTCCAGCGAGAAGAACGCCATGGGGGCGCACCTGGACGGGCGGGTGTCCGTCGTGGTGGGCACGCACACGCACGTGCAGACGGCGGATGAGCGCATCCTCCCCGGCGGCACGGCCTTCATCACCGACGTGGGCATGTGTGGCCCGCTCGACTCCGTCATCGGGATGAAGAAGGAGCAGTCGCTGGCGCGCTTCCTGGGGCAGAAGCACGCGCCCTATGAAGTGGCGGAGCGGCTCGTCTACCTGCAGGGCGTGGTGGTGGACATCGACGACGCCACCGGCCGCGGCCGGAGCATCGAGCGCGTGCGCGTCCACCTGCCGGGTACCTGAACTTCCGGAAGCGGAAGGCTCGCGTGCAGGGCGGAGGTTTCGGTTATGGTCCGCCGGCCATGAATCAGGACGCACTGCGCAAGGCGACCCCCGAGGAGCAGTTCGAAGAAGTCACCCGCGGCACGGTGGACCTCCACTCGCCCGAGGACCTGAAGAAGAAGCTCCAGTATTCGTATGACTCGGGCAAGCCGCTGGTCATCAAGGCGGGGTTCGACCCGAGCCGGCC contains:
- a CDS encoding TIGR00282 family metallophosphoesterase, whose amino-acid sequence is MKVLFMGDVVGRPGLQAVRALLPRLKATHGIEVTIANAENSDQGAGISPETADTLLSAGVDLLTSGNHFWSKKSIIPWVTARPDKLLRPANYPKDTPGKGHGLVTLPDGRALGVINLEGRVFMRPHDNPFEVVLGLVEELKKRTPCVLVDMHCEASSEKNAMGAHLDGRVSVVVGTHTHVQTADERILPGGTAFITDVGMCGPLDSVIGMKKEQSLARFLGQKHAPYEVAERLVYLQGVVVDIDDATGRGRSIERVRVHLPGT